From a single Ovis aries strain OAR_USU_Benz2616 breed Rambouillet chromosome Y, ARS-UI_Ramb_v3.0, whole genome shotgun sequence genomic region:
- the LOC132658993 gene encoding heat shock transcription factor, Y-linked-like: MAHISSEIQDGSPKDEPTGSEASIRPSLYDYTTGDSVLRSMIEEYAFQALSEELVIKRPHYTYPVSETDDTNDFLSLTFPQKLWNIVESDQFVSIWWDDTGTCIVINEELFKKEVLERKDPFRIFETKSMKSLIRQLNLYGFHKKRQTVQRSASLPVFLEEENNISLLSKLQTYYNPNFKRGHPQLLVRMQRRVGINNVSPISSLVQGNKKHAKASVKKDDHNSEFLPEMSGESAFPASTSLSVPFIQKPHTSQVVANTSALSPCALPTPSAISVRHTDQIVVDQPEVLQKLSSFNWHSKSSCTQVNGHVEDFAATTASTSRNHIESPLQSSYSGLMVEPSKFPDRHSDMSARDSPFLNLQERGNSWFSVPTIAYTAASSLPSKLINNHQYVKTILIKTDLSNTCQIMEPKGD, encoded by the exons atggcacatatttcttcagaaattcaagatgggtCTCCCAAAGATGAACCCACTGGTTCAGAAGCCTCCATTAGACCTTCTttgtatgattatacaactggggactcagttttgagatctatgattgaagaatatgcttttcaggctttgtctgaggaactggtgatcaaaaggccacactacacatatcctgtctctgaaacagatgacacaaatgattttctttcactcacatttccacaaaaactttggaatatagttgaaagtgatcagtttgtatctatttggtgggatgacaCAGGCACATGTatagtgatcaatgaagaactctttaagaaagaagtcttggaaagaaaggatcCTTTCAGAATATTTGAAACCAAGAGTATGAAAagtttaattcgacagcttaaccTTTATGGATTTCATAAAAAGCggcaaactgttcaaagatcggcttcACTAcctgtctttctggaagaagaaaacaacatctctcttttgagtaag TTACAGACCTACTATAATCCAAATTTCAAAAGAGGCCATCCCCAACTTTTAGTAAGAATGCAAAGAAGAGTTGGAATTAACAATGTGTCTCCAATATCTTCATTAGTTCAAGGCAACAAGAAGCATGCTAAAGCAAGTGTCAAAAAAGATGATCATAACTCtgaatttcttccagaaatgagTGGAGAGAGTGCATTTCCAGCCTCCACAAGTTTAAGTGTGCCTTTCATACAAAAGCCTCATACCAGCCAGGTAGTCGCTAATACAAGTGCCCTATCTCCATGTGCCTTACCTACCCCATCAGCAATATCAGTTAGACACACAGACCAGATTGTGGTAGATCAACCTGAAGTTTTACAAAAGTTGAGCAGTTTTAATTGGCACTCAAAGAGCAGCTGCACTCAAGTAAATGGCCACGTTGAGGACTTTGCTGCTACAACTGCATCTACTTCTCGGAACCACATCGAATCTCCATTACAGAGCAGTTATTCTGGACTGATGGTGGAACCTTCTAAATTTCCAGACAGGCATAGCGATATGTCAGCCCGTGACAGTCCTTTTCTTAACCTGCAAGAGAGAGGCAACTCATGGTTCTCAGTACCAACAATCGCTTATACAGCTGCCTCCTCTCTTCCGAGTAAACTCATCAACAATCATCAATATGTGAAAACCATCCTAATTAAAACTGACCTATCAAATACGTGTCAGATTATGGAGCCTAAAGGAGATTGA